In a genomic window of uncultured Flavobacterium sp.:
- a CDS encoding Kdo domain containing protein has protein sequence MKKSIILNTSFISDHKELLKAIENFDSSGTLFGNGDRNQIKLFKIDDKTVNIKSFKVPHLINKIAYKYFRKSKARRSYEYANALLKFGIGTPSPIAFCENFSIVGLDKSYYASEHLTCDLTYRELVEVPDFPDHDAILRQFTKFTFDLHEKGVEFLDHSPGNTLIKKVSENKYEFFLVDLNRMNFHDSMSFEQRMNNFSRLTPQKGMIATMSNEYAKFYKDKTEAEIFEKMWQATSDFQEGFAKKKRLKKKLKFWKKS, from the coding sequence TTGAAAAAGAGCATAATTCTAAATACTTCTTTTATATCCGATCACAAGGAATTACTTAAAGCCATTGAAAACTTCGATTCAAGCGGAACTCTTTTTGGTAATGGCGATCGTAATCAAATTAAACTTTTTAAGATTGATGATAAAACAGTCAATATTAAGTCGTTTAAAGTTCCTCATTTAATTAATAAAATTGCTTACAAATATTTTAGAAAATCAAAAGCGAGACGCTCTTACGAGTATGCTAATGCGTTATTAAAATTTGGAATTGGAACTCCAAGTCCAATTGCTTTTTGCGAAAATTTTTCGATTGTTGGTTTAGATAAAAGTTATTATGCGAGCGAACATCTTACTTGCGATTTGACTTATAGAGAACTTGTAGAAGTTCCTGATTTTCCGGATCATGATGCTATTTTAAGGCAGTTTACGAAGTTTACTTTTGATTTGCACGAAAAAGGAGTGGAGTTTTTGGATCATTCACCTGGAAATACTTTGATTAAAAAAGTAAGTGAAAATAAATACGAATTTTTCCTTGTTGATTTAAACCGAATGAATTTTCATGATTCGATGAGTTTTGAGCAGCGTATGAATAATTTTAGCCGTTTAACGCCTCAAAAAGGAATGATTGCAACAATGAGCAATGAATACGCAAAGTTTTATAAAGATAAAACTGAAGCTGAAATTTTCGAAAAAATGTGGCAGGCAACTTCTGATTTTCAAGAAGGATTTGCAAAAAAGAAAAGACTTAAAAAGAAACTTAAATTCTGGAAAAAATCTTAG
- a CDS encoding glycosyltransferase family 2 protein translates to MILQEKQLLTALVITYNEEQNIKTVLDHLAFADEIIVVDSFSTDKTFEIATSFPNVKTVQRSFDNFASQRNYALSLASNSWILFMDADERLTPELQEEISLVINKKNSDSAYFMRRNFMFENKKLRFSGWQTDKIIRLFKRENASYNIKKIVHEKLIVNGKTGKLKNKLIHHSYSNYEDYKQKMIFYGQLKAQEEVLKKTSPNYFHFYVRPVYQFLNQYLVRFGFLDGKRGVIICYLNALSVAVRFQELKKIRAKS, encoded by the coding sequence ATGATTTTACAAGAAAAACAACTTTTAACGGCATTGGTAATTACCTATAATGAAGAACAAAATATAAAAACTGTTCTCGATCATTTGGCTTTCGCCGATGAAATTATCGTTGTAGATTCTTTCAGCACAGACAAAACTTTTGAAATAGCAACTTCTTTCCCGAACGTAAAAACGGTTCAACGTTCTTTTGATAATTTTGCTTCTCAACGCAATTATGCTTTAAGTCTGGCGTCAAATTCATGGATACTTTTTATGGATGCTGACGAAAGACTAACACCGGAACTTCAGGAAGAAATTAGCCTTGTAATCAATAAAAAAAATAGTGATTCTGCTTATTTCATGCGTCGTAATTTCATGTTCGAAAACAAAAAATTACGCTTTAGCGGATGGCAAACAGATAAAATAATTCGTCTTTTTAAAAGAGAAAATGCCAGTTATAATATCAAAAAAATCGTTCACGAAAAATTAATCGTAAACGGAAAAACCGGAAAGCTAAAAAACAAGCTTATTCATCATTCATACTCAAATTATGAAGATTATAAGCAAAAAATGATTTTCTACGGACAATTAAAAGCGCAGGAAGAAGTATTAAAAAAAACGAGTCCTAATTACTTCCATTTTTATGTTCGTCCAGTATATCAATTTCTAAATCAATATTTAGTTCGTTTTGGTTTTCTGGATGGCAAAAGAGGCGTTATAATTTGTTATTTAAACGCCTTGAGTGTTGCGGTACGTTTTCAGGAACTTAAAAAAATCAGAGCAAAAAGCTAA